From Daucus carota subsp. sativus chromosome 6, DH1 v3.0, whole genome shotgun sequence:
tatttttgcagTCCACAAATATCTATTTTAGCTTGAGGATTTAAAACTTTATAGAACCCGTGGAGAATCCGTGTTATTAAATGCGATATGCGCATTGAAGAGCAAATGCCTCCCGGGGCATAAGCGAAACGCGCAATGCGACATGCAccgaaagaaaagaaatatacaaatatacacggtatataatgcaaaatattataaatttatagataCAAAGACAATCATAAGCAATACTAGATTGTCATATATTGCAAGGCAAAAATTATTATCATCATATAAATTCAGGTCTAGAATTATTTCAAGTCAAAGTAACACATAAATGCAAATAGTCCTTTATTCTTTTTCTTCATCAAGATTCACAAAATCATCTTCTTCACTATTATGATTAGGGTCCTTGAAAATGTATCACAAATCAGTATACTTAAGCTTTAGCAGTTAACAATTATAATACTATAGGAGATGTAGCCAGTATGTAATCAGTATCGGCCATTATAATCAGCTAATATGTATTACatgcaagtatatatataatcactttATAAGTATTACAAGTATAAACAAGGATGTATTACAATCAGATTAGTACAGAAAAGAAATCAATACAAGTAATTTCAACCATACTGACATAAACAACAAGAAAGATgtggattatatatataaatcagttTATATAACATAAGaatcacatatatgtatatgtgtattatcagtatatgtgtgtgtgtgtacaagAACCAGTATATAGGAAGAGAAAGGAAGAATATAAAAAAGACCCATTTCTTCCAAAAAGACAACACAGTCCACCTACGATAAAAAGCGCGCTATATAGAGTAATGTTTTTTAATTAGAGTTTTACTGTAGTTAGTCAGGTGAAAATAAAGACATACTTAATTTGCACTACCAACTTCctcaaatattttgataagatcAGTGACCTCTTTGATGATTAAAGCTTAAGAATTTCCATACCTTGTGTTTCTTTCCTTTAGATGCAGTCTTCGATTTAGAATTTATATCTTTCTTGTCAGCAAGAATCTTCTGAGCTACCGCTTTTAAACCCTTCTGATCCTTATCAACACCTTTAGTCCCAGTAACCACGAAAGAATGAGGTTTTATCTCTTCTGCAACTGAACTGTCCACTTGCACATTTACCTCATCAGACTGACTACTTAGTTTTTCAGATTCATCTTGAACAACTTCATCAGGTTTATCTGACTTGCCCAAGGTGCTAAAGTCTTCCTCTACAGCTTGTCCAGTGGTTTCAGCAGCATCTCGTTTTTTAACTTCTTCATCGTCTTTTCTGCCCTTACGTCTTCGACTTCCTTTGTTTCTTCTTGTCCCCTTACAATTATTATAATCCATAAATTCCATCTCATCACTGTCCTTCGCAACATGAACTTCTGGAGACGAAGCCTTACTCTCACCATTTTTATTCTTCTTACTCTTGAGACCTGACACCATTGCTTCAAGAATACTGGCCTCGTCATCAACATCCATGCCCAACTCGGAATTCCCTTTTAAATTATGACCATTATCAATATCAACAAACATTTCTTCTTCACTAGATTCACCTTCCTCCTGCTCTTCATCACCACCAGTGCCTTCTTCCTCCAGCACACCAAAACCATTACCAAACTGCTCCGTAAGATCATCCGCGCAATCATCAGCCGACACAAACCCATTTCCTTCTGTCTCATCCTCCTCCTCtccttcatcatcttcttcttcctcctttTCCCCATTCGCATTCATTCTCTCCTCATATTCAAAAGCCTCCCTCAACTCCGCCACCTTCTCCTTATGCTTCTTCGACTGCTCATGATTCCTCCACTGCTTCTCACTTTTAAACTTCTTCCCACATGCCACACAATAAAATTCATTCTTCCTCTCCCCCTCTTCCACAACTTCCTCCACCTCCTCCACACCCTCCTCAACACTTGCCCACTCCGGCTCCTTATACGCCTTCACCCTCTCGGCCCTCACTCTCTCCGCCTCCCTCTTCCTCTCCTTCTCCTCCTCCTTCCTCTTCTCCATCTCCTCATTCCTCTTAACCACCATATCAATCACCCTCTTATCCCTCTTCTTTGCAAATGCCGCCAACCCCCTAACCGTCTCATTATACTCCCTCTTCGCTTTCTTCCTCAACTTCTTATTTTCCTCCTCCATCAACCTCCTCACTTTCCTATTCTCCCCCGCCTTCGAATCATACTCATCCACCCACACAAAATCCATTACTGTCACAAACCCCAACCAATACCCATAAAACGCATTCACCTGTGTATACGGACTCTTCAAATTCCCCAAAACCGGCGCCTCCTTCACCCCTCCCACCCCCATCTTCCTTGCAAAATTCACCTCATTCGCATAAACCTTATCGAAAATATCCCCGTAAACCTTATAAAACCCCTTTCCACTATCCGAAAACCCCGAAAACACACTATTCGAAAAGAAACTAAACAAATTAGGAATCGAAGTAGCGGAACCAGCATTACTCGAGCTCGAAAACAGAATCTGAGACCTATGAGAATCATACCAGGCGCGTTCGCGAGGATCAGACAAGACCTCATACGCATTCACCAGCTCCTGAAACGACGCCGTTGCGTCTTCTTGAGATAAGCCGGAGCGCATCAGCTTATCGGGGTGGCGTTGGAGCGCGAGCTTTTTGTACGCCGAGCGGATCTCGTCGGGAGAACAATCGAGATTCAAGCCGAGAATTTCGTAAAGGCATCGCTTCTCCGGCGATGCCGCCATGATgagattagggttagggtttcgaaTTGGGAGTGTGATTTGATTAGAAATGGGGATTTGATATTTATACGTTAGGATTGAGATTTGAGGGTCTGTTTGGTGGAATGGCAAAAACAGATTATTTGACCTTTTCTTCTTTgctttttaattgattttttgcaatttgttgCAAGTTGTGACAAGTAATTTGTGTCTTGTGaagcttttttattttattatttttaatttaaaatatgaggAAATAAATCTTGATTACTTATGATTCTATGACATGTTTATATCTCACAGTTAAAATTCATTACAGCGTATACAATAGATTGACATCGACTAAATTagactttaatatattatttatgtaaaatttacaaACATGTGAGATGTTGGATATAAATAAGCGCCGTGAATAGTTGGAGTAtgatatttctaaaatattgattgtattattttttttgatatacgATCTCATTTTTTAAGctgttattttaaaattttacgtTACGTTGAAAAATTAGGCGGATCTATTTATAAGTAAGCTACTTCGAAAGTTGTGGCTTTTGAGGTTTGAATTGTatccatttatatttatattttttaatgtctAAATATTTtgatcctaaattttaaattctttcttataaaatgatattacgATCATTTTAGATGGTTATATGAAACAAatttcaattcaaaatttaactgataaaataaatttcaagttaaaattttaactcGAGCGAAAAGAgtacaaaaatttcaattattatCACATCTTTCCTAGTTTCCTTACACATGACTTAGCTTATGAAGATAATTTCCCATAAACATAATTTGAGGCATACAGAAAATGTCAAAAATATGtcttaaacaataaaaacaccTTTACCTACCATACATTTTGTACACGCACAGATGTAAAAATGTGCTAATTACAAAGATAATGAGGCTGTGGCCTGTGGGTGTGAATGTTTGATGTTTCCAAGAATCATAGCCTTGAACAAGACACACCCAGTTCTATGACAACTTCTCTGGCCCAATCTAAGCTTCTTCCTCAGCTCCTCAACAGGTCAGCCTGCTCTCTTTACCTCATTTTATCACTTGATTTTAGCTTTACTTGCTTGTTTATAAGAAAGGTGTTATTTTTGTTGATGGGTTTCTTGGAGGGTCATTGTTTCTTGGGTTTAGGGGGTTTTGGTTTATGGGTTTTGGAGGATGTGGGTTTTTATGATATGGGTTTGTCTTAGATTTGGTGTTTGTTTCATAGTTATGACTTATAATGAAATAAGGATTTGGTGGTAAGGGatttgttttgatgtttttcaGGATTTAGGGTTTGCATTTGACTTTGGTTAGAATTTGCTGAGATTTGGGTATTGTTGATGTGAGGAGTTGGTATTGAATTTTGATTGCTATGCTTAGAGTTTTGCTGTCTGTGAGAGCTGCTCGTGGAATTTGCGCAGTTGAATTTTTGGAACTACTGGTCTTAATTTTGAGCTTCGAAGCTGTATAATTAAAGTGATAGATAAAGCAGTGAATTTTGAGCTTGATTTGTAGTTTCCGCTTTTCTCTTCAGTTGTGTGACCGGTGGTCTCAAGGTTTGCGGGTTTTGGGTTGTGGAATTTCTTTATCAACtcattataaaagtttaaaattttatctcgGACTTTTGAAGCTACACACTGGAAATAAGATGAGCATTGAATAAGATATTTGTTTAGTGGCATTTCGGCTATAAGGATAAAGAGGGGGCATTATGGATATTTGGGTCGTTGCTGCCGCTGCTGGTGCTGGTTATGTAGCCCAGCACTGGAAGGATTTAACTAAGAGTGGGACAAGTGTATCCGACTCGGCTTCTGGCAGTGATAGTTTTTCTAATCTTGAAGTGGCGTCATCATCGCCTCTGTTGCAGGAAGAGAAAGGTCCTTTTAGTATTTTTAGGTGTAGAAAGAATGTAGGAAAGAAGTTTTACAAAGAAAGAGACTCTGTTTCCAACAGTGATTTAACAGCAAATATGCCTTCAACTAGTGGTCTTAATGGTGAAGAATCAGAGCTAATGAACAATTACAAGGACTCTGATGTACTTTCTCAATCATGTTTGTCGCCTAGATACTTGAACAACTATGAACTTGGAGGCTATGGTGAATCTTCAAAAGCCTCGCCCAGAAAAATAGGGTCCCTATATAATAGGAGGATTCTTAGAAGTAGGCTAGTTAACAGGGAAGCCATTAAACCTAAAAACTCTCTACAGAGCTGCCTCATGTCTCAAATTTACAAAGAACATGCTGAAATGGAGGATTATATGTTTAAGCCTGGTTCTTCACTAGCTAGACCAACTGTAAGGCAGCTTCTTGTGACTGATGGAAGTAGAATCATCAGCAGAGCAAGTTCTCAAACAAACATTGTGCAAACACAAATTGTAATCAAGGAAGACCAAGAAGGTACCTCAGAAGAGAAAGCATCAATAATTGGAGTTCCTCCACTACCGAACAGTGGGACTAGTAGTGAAGTTAAGATAAGAAAGGACAAGGGTCGGAGACTCAGCAAGTCCAGCAATTCAATCGGTGCAAAATACCTTGATTCACAAGGTGACTACAGATCATTTACATATGATTTAAGTATTAGGATGTCATTTTTAAACATGATATATGGTCtggagaagagaatagaattatgaaaaaaaaattaaaataaaaggcCAATCAAATAgttaatgtatatatttttaaagaatcatataaatatcaatAGAAGAGGCAGAATGAAAGTGTTTAATGTCAAAAGGCTTCCTACATGTATTAAGCAAATAAAATTCTCATAACGTTTCTCTTTTGGgatgaaggaaaaaaaaatagtcaaACTTGCATTAGCTTGTCTATTGGTAAGAACCATTTTCCTGCGTGTAAT
This genomic window contains:
- the LOC108228011 gene encoding DNAJ protein JJJ1 homolog, which codes for MAASPEKRCLYEILGLNLDCSPDEIRSAYKKLALQRHPDKLMRSGLSQEDATASFQELVNAYEVLSDPRERAWYDSHRSQILFSSSSNAGSATSIPNLFSFFSNSVFSGFSDSGKGFYKVYGDIFDKVYANEVNFARKMGVGGVKEAPVLGNLKSPYTQVNAFYGYWLGFVTVMDFVWVDEYDSKAGENRKVRRLMEEENKKLRKKAKREYNETVRGLAAFAKKRDKRVIDMVVKRNEEMEKRKEEEKERKREAERVRAERVKAYKEPEWASVEEGVEEVEEVVEEGERKNEFYCVACGKKFKSEKQWRNHEQSKKHKEKVAELREAFEYEERMNANGEKEEEEDDEGEEEDETEGNGFVSADDCADDLTEQFGNGFGVLEEEGTGGDEEQEEGESSEEEMFVDIDNGHNLKGNSELGMDVDDEASILEAMVSGLKSKKNKNGESKASSPEVHVAKDSDEMEFMDYNNCKGTRRNKGSRRRKGRKDDEEVKKRDAAETTGQAVEEDFSTLGKSDKPDEVVQDESEKLSSQSDEVNVQVDSSVAEEIKPHSFVVTGTKGVDKDQKGLKAVAQKILADKKDINSKSKTASKGKKHKASSKTSSNNICERCGQEFESRTKLHKHLGETGHATLKSR